The following proteins come from a genomic window of Crassostrea angulata isolate pt1a10 chromosome 1, ASM2561291v2, whole genome shotgun sequence:
- the LOC128179897 gene encoding uncharacterized protein LOC128179897, whose product MFRNKIYGPAQQKLSQKLHKLFEDGPLCVLKCPSITIYMYLSSILTNDMPISRTYTDPILSELLSEVEGINMPFTLFGKLANWLEPLTIIEDNIDSNVSEIGALVIRRLTIYVLENIAFILLSLISGDNRSFYVVDKIACQALKLSAKFGNVSDVLFSAMYYYRTSRFKKALSILDLAKCLLTKPCLMDSGIDRCAEKITGQSLFAVAGRNSTSFLKLYNTVIYMNELVKEQEHSLKFPCSTLIIPPYVLLLMLEYLCQRYFDKKKAQAALDKLFVVVHCDKGKYIVEDLKDISWQILGICQELSGNLRGALYAYRKSLACDQTWNKISSASEERIHYVENLLQRNNATIS is encoded by the coding sequence ATGTTTCGTAACAAAATCTACGGCCCTGCTCAACAAAAACTGTCACAAAAACTTCATAAACTGTTTGAAGATGGTCCTTTATGTGTTTTGAAATGTCCATCCAtcaccatatacatgtatttatcaagtATTCTGACAAATGATATGCCTATCTCAAGAACATATACTGACCCCATTTTATCAGAATTACTCAGTGAAGTAGAAGGAATCAATATGCCTTTCACCTTGTTTGGAAAACTAGCGAATTGGTTAGAACCTTTGACAATCATTGAAGATAATATCGATTCAAACGTGTCAGAAATCGGAGCACTCGTAATAAGAAGATTAACAATTTATGTTCTTGAAAACATTGCTTTTATCTTATTGTCTCTTATTTCAGGCGACAACAGATCTTTTTATGTTGTAGACAAAATTGCATGCCAAGCATTGAAGTTGTCAGCTAAATTTGGCAATGTTTCTGATGTGTTATTTAGTGCTATGTACTATTACAGGACATCCCGTTTCAAGAAAGCATTATCTATTCTAGATTTAGCAAAATGTTTGTTAACAAAGCCATGTTTAATGGATTCCGGCATTGACCGGTGTGCTGAGAAAATAACTGGACAGTCGTTGTTTGCAGTTGCAGGAAGAAATTCAACTTCTTTCTTAAAACTATACAATACAGTTATTTATATGAATGAATTGGTGAAAGAGCAGGAACATAGTCTAAAGTTTCCCTGCTCAACGTTGATTATACCCCCTTACGTTCTTCTACTCATGCTAGAATATCTTTGTCAACGATACTTTGATAAAAAGAAAGCGCAGGCAGCTTTAGATAAACTCTTTGTTGTTGTGCACTGCGATAAGGGTAAGTATATAGTTGAAGATCTTAAAGACATATCATGGCAGATTCTAGGAATCTGTCAAGAGCTGTCAGGCAATCTTCGCGGTGCTCTGTACGCGTACAGGAAATCActagcatgtgatcaaacatgGAACAAAATAAGTTCGGCGTCAGAGGAAAGAATTCATTATGTAGAAAACCTTCTTCAAAGAAACAATGCTACAATTTCTTAA